One segment of Streptomyces glaucescens DNA contains the following:
- a CDS encoding ABC-three component system protein: MLRRLSADDARFKTVDFSPGLNLLVADTTSSSAETDSRNSAGKSSVIELVHFLLGAKSSGSLATNRALRHITFSLTMDWPWQDDPLEVRRRGDSPKVVSLSRDVSGVSADTLFTDDQDVELSVEQWNRVIERDLFGLDGDHPGVSGRALLSFLIRRVSAHGFNEPTRTFSRQPAAEASSNLAYLLGLDWQLVNGYRELNARKATRDQLRKAVNDPVWGRIVGSTADLRGQITLAEAQVERLRAQVAAFQVVPEYERLKERADQVSRRIKQLAQDDVIDQHNLEELQGAVTETTDVEVSYLEPAYRELGVILNDQVRRRFDDVKAFHHSVIRNRRRFLEEEIQELTDRLAARRQQRADLGEDQARLLRELAEGGALEALTALQTALGREEAALGALRHRFDAAQALEASTRQITAKSLELQQAVDLDLQERRQQTDEAILLFSRYAQRLYGEGREAYLAIEAGRTSLNITPRIDADDSRGINNMVIFCFDLTLAVLAHRHERGPDFLIHDSHLYDGVDERQVARALALAAEVTEEEHMQYIVTLNTDTLSTAAQRGFNPEPHIRSPRLTDDDEGGLFGFRFKATGKAKA; encoded by the coding sequence ATGCTGCGCCGTCTGAGCGCTGACGACGCCCGGTTCAAGACGGTGGATTTCTCACCGGGACTGAACCTGCTGGTCGCGGACACCACGTCGTCGTCGGCTGAGACCGACAGCCGTAACAGTGCCGGCAAGTCGAGCGTGATCGAGCTCGTGCACTTCCTTCTGGGGGCAAAATCCTCCGGGTCGCTGGCCACGAACAGGGCTCTGCGCCACATCACCTTCAGCCTGACTATGGACTGGCCGTGGCAGGACGATCCGCTCGAGGTACGACGGCGCGGGGACAGTCCCAAGGTCGTGTCGCTGAGCCGGGACGTATCCGGCGTGTCGGCCGACACGCTTTTCACGGACGACCAGGACGTCGAGCTGTCCGTGGAGCAGTGGAATCGCGTCATCGAGCGGGACCTGTTCGGGCTCGATGGCGACCATCCCGGAGTGAGCGGTCGCGCGCTCCTGTCATTCCTCATCCGCCGTGTCTCCGCTCACGGCTTCAACGAGCCCACCCGGACGTTCTCCCGGCAGCCCGCCGCGGAGGCCTCATCGAACCTGGCGTACCTCCTGGGGCTGGACTGGCAGCTGGTCAACGGATACCGCGAGCTCAATGCCCGCAAGGCAACCAGAGACCAGCTCAGGAAGGCCGTCAACGATCCCGTATGGGGACGGATCGTCGGGTCCACTGCCGACCTGAGGGGCCAAATCACTCTCGCCGAGGCACAGGTCGAACGACTGCGAGCGCAGGTTGCCGCCTTCCAGGTCGTCCCTGAGTACGAGCGCCTCAAAGAGCGCGCAGACCAGGTAAGCCGCCGAATCAAGCAGCTCGCCCAGGACGACGTGATCGACCAGCACAACCTCGAAGAACTCCAAGGCGCGGTCACCGAGACCACCGACGTCGAGGTGTCCTACCTCGAGCCCGCCTACCGCGAGCTAGGGGTCATCCTCAACGACCAGGTCCGGCGTCGCTTCGACGATGTCAAGGCGTTCCACCACTCCGTCATACGCAACCGGCGCAGGTTCCTGGAGGAGGAGATCCAGGAACTCACCGACCGCCTGGCCGCCCGGCGTCAGCAACGTGCCGACCTGGGCGAGGACCAGGCCCGCCTCCTGCGCGAGCTGGCGGAAGGCGGAGCGCTGGAAGCGCTGACCGCTCTGCAGACAGCACTAGGGCGAGAGGAGGCCGCCCTCGGTGCTCTTCGCCACCGCTTCGACGCAGCGCAGGCCCTAGAAGCCAGCACCCGCCAGATCACCGCCAAGAGCCTCGAACTACAACAGGCCGTCGACCTCGACCTCCAAGAGCGCCGGCAGCAGACAGACGAAGCGATCCTGCTGTTCTCCCGGTACGCCCAGCGCCTTTACGGCGAGGGCCGCGAAGCCTATCTCGCGATCGAGGCCGGCCGCACCAGCCTTAACATCACGCCTCGGATCGATGCCGACGACAGCCGCGGCATCAACAACATGGTCATCTTCTGCTTCGACCTCACCCTGGCTGTCCTCGCTCACCGCCACGAGCGCGGCCCTGACTTCCTCATCCACGACAGCCACCTCTACGACGGCGTCGACGAACGGCAGGTCGCGCGAGCCTTGGCGCTCGCAGCCGAAGTGACGGAGGAAGAGCACATGCAGTACATCGTCACCCTCAACACAGACACCCTCAGCACCGCTGCCCAGCGCGGATTCAACCCCGAACCCCACATCCGAAGCCCCCGCCTCACCGACGACGACGAGGGCGGTCTCTTCGGCTTCCGCTTCAAAGCCACAGGCAAGGCAAAGGCATAA
- a CDS encoding ABC-three component system middle component 6, protein MITPTKGLAPDRCLLAVGAQVLLQLDEPRTVSQAWSRLKSWRADQAHTSPVSFEWFVLALDILFAMGAVELDQDVLVARSTDAAPSER, encoded by the coding sequence ATGATCACTCCGACGAAAGGGCTCGCTCCTGACCGCTGCCTGCTCGCTGTCGGCGCGCAGGTTCTCCTCCAGCTCGATGAACCGCGGACTGTCAGCCAGGCGTGGTCGAGGCTGAAGAGCTGGCGCGCTGATCAGGCCCATACCTCGCCGGTATCGTTCGAGTGGTTCGTTCTGGCCCTGGACATCCTCTTCGCCATGGGTGCGGTGGAGCTGGACCAGGACGTTCTCGTTGCAAGGAGTACGGATGCTGCGCCGTCTGAGCGCTGA